A genomic stretch from Falco naumanni isolate bFalNau1 chromosome 8, bFalNau1.pat, whole genome shotgun sequence includes:
- the HRH2 gene encoding histamine H2 receptor: protein MDPCYNHTSSQKRMDFPLQLLVGSCLAILIVVTLSGNIIVCLAVTFDRRLRSLTNCIIVSLAITDLLLGLLVLPFSAFYELAKEWPFGSTLCNIYTSLDVMLCTASILNLFMISLDRYFAITTPLRYSQLVTPSRVAVGLAVIWTVSLMVSFLPIHLGWNTNGTAVQNTVPNCNNECRLEVNPVYGLVDALLTFYIPLVIMCITYYRILKIAREQAKRINHTWCCSSNTPMPPMVKEHKATMTLAVVLGAFIVCWFPYFTVFTYRGMWGDSRVEGTAMSIVLWLGYANSALNPILYGTLNRDFRVAYQHLLHCWRTGGLRSSCLPTLQKARSKGRSCRQGQDRQEGKPLKLEMRNGILLTGGALKSTRAFP, encoded by the exons ATGGATCCGTGTTACAACCATACAAGCTCTCAAAAAAGGATGGACTTCCCCCTGCAGTTGCTGGTTGGGTCCTGCCTTGCCATCCTCATTGTGGTCACTCTCTCCGGCAACATCATCGTCTGCCTGGCTGTCACCTTCGAtcgccggctccgcagcttgACAAACTGCATCATCGTCTCCTTGGCCATCACTGACCTGCTGCTGGGCCTCCTGGTGCTGCCGTTCTCTGCCTTCTATGAACTTGCCAAAGAGTGGCCCTTTGGAAGCACTTTGTGCAACATCTATACCAGCCTGGACGTCATGCTGTGCACAGCTTCCATCCTCAACCTCTTCATGATCAGCCTGGACCGCTACTTTGCCATCACCACCCCACTCCGCTACAGCCAGCTGGTCACTCCCTCCCGGGTGGCTGTGGGTTTGGCTGTTATTTGGACTGTTTCACTGATGGTCTCCTTCCTACCCATCCACCTGGGCTGGAACACCAATGGGACAGCAGTCCAAAACACAGTCCCCAACTGCAACAATGAGTGCAGGCTGGAGGTGAACCCGGTGTATGGGCTAGTGGACGCCTTGCTCACCTTCTACATCCCTTTGGTCATCATGTGTATCACCTACTACCGGATACTGAAGATAGCGAGGGAGCAAGCCAAGAGGATAAACCACacatggtgctgcagcagcaacaccCCCATGCCACCCATGGTGAAAGAGCACAAAGCCACCATGACACTGGCAGTGGTGTTAGGAGCGTTCATTGTGTGCTGGTTCCCCTATTTCACCGTGTTCACATACCGGGGGATGTGGGGGGACAGCAGGGTAGAAGGCACAGCTATGTCCATTGTCCTCTGGCTGGGCTACGCCAACTCAGCCCTGAACCCCATCCTCTACGGAACACTCAACAGGGATTTCCGAGTGGCCTACCAGCACTTGCTGCACTGCTGGAGGACTGGGGGCCTCAGGAGTTCCTGCCTGCCTACCCTCCAGAAGGCTCGCTCcaagggcaggagctgcaggcagggccaggacaGGCAGGAGGGTAAACCCCTGAAACTGGAGATGAGGAACGGGATCTTGCTGACCGGTGGAGCCCTCAAGAG CACCAGAGCTTTCCCGTGA